In Calonectris borealis chromosome 8, bCalBor7.hap1.2, whole genome shotgun sequence, a single genomic region encodes these proteins:
- the LHX9 gene encoding LIM/homeobox protein Lhx9 isoform X1, with the protein MEIVGCRAEENTCPFRPPAMLFHGISGGHIQGIMEEMERRSKTESRLAKGGQMNGRETNMPPMSPEKPALCAGCGGKISDRYYLLAVDKQWHLRCLKCCECKLALESELTCFAKDGSIYCKEDYYRRFSVQRCARCHLGISASEMVMRARESVYHLSCFTCTTCNKTLTTGDHFGMKDNLVYCRAHFESLLQGEYPPQLSYTELAAKSGGLALPYFNGTGTVQKGRPRKRKSPALGVDIVNYNSGCNENEADHLDRDQQPYPPSQKTKRMRTSFKHHQLRTMKSYFAINHNPDAKDLKQLAQKTGLTKRVLQGEQIMGHYSQTSRRLKIP; encoded by the exons ATGGAAATAGTGGGgtgcagagcagaagaaaatacttGTCCTTTCCGTCCCCCAGCCATGCTTTTCCACGGGATCTCCGGAGGCCATATCCAAGGAATcatggaggagatggagaggcGATCCAAGACCGAGTCCCGCCTGGCCAAAGGGGGACAGATGAACGGCCGAGAAACG AACATGCCCCCAATGAGCCCCGAGAAGCCTGCTTTGTGTGCTGGTTGTGGAGGGAAGATCTCAGACAGATATTACCTGCTGGCTGTTGACAAACAATGGCACCTCAGGTGTCTTAAGTGCTGTGAATGTAAACTGGCTTTGGAGTCAGAACTCACCTGCTTTGCCAAGGACGGCAGTATTTACTGCAAGGAGGATTACTACAG AAGGTTCTCCGTGCAGAGATGTGCCCGCTGCCACCTTGGGATCTCAGCCTCTGAAATGGTCATGAGAGCCAGGGAGTCGGTTTATCACCTGAGCTGCTTCACCTGCACCACCTGCAACAAGACTCTGACCACAGGCGATCACTTTGGCATGAAGGACAACCTGGTTTACTGCAGGGCCCACTTCGAGTCCCTTTTGCAAGGAGAATATCCCCCCCAGCTGAGCTACACCGAGCTGGCTGCCAAGAGCGGAGGGCTGGCCCTGCCTTACTTCAACGGCACTGGCACAGTCCAGAAGGGGAGGCCCAGGAAACGAAAGAGCCCTGCCTTGGGAGTGGACATCGTCAACTACAACTCAG GTTGTAACGAGAATGAGGCAGATCACCTGGACAGAGACCAGCAGCCTTATCCCCCATCCCAGAAGACAAAGCGCATGCGCACCTCCTTCAAACACCACCAGCTTCGTACCATGAAGTCCTACTTTGCTATCAACCACAACCCAGATGCCAAGGACCTCAAGCAGCTTGCCCAGAAAACAGGCCTGACCAAGAGAGTTCTGCAG GGAGAACAAATCATGGGGCATTACAGCCAAACATCCCGACGTTTGAAAATTCCCTAA
- the LHX9 gene encoding LIM/homeobox protein Lhx9 isoform X2, translated as MEEVTRGAPEDVSGMLWKGSGGWGTSFTSRARVRCGASPREQGAQNCRQEDPSVGIEVSGNSRQLFQGKARKSGVKTMLFHGISGGHIQGIMEEMERRSKTESRLAKGGQMNGRETNMPPMSPEKPALCAGCGGKISDRYYLLAVDKQWHLRCLKCCECKLALESELTCFAKDGSIYCKEDYYRRFSVQRCARCHLGISASEMVMRARESVYHLSCFTCTTCNKTLTTGDHFGMKDNLVYCRAHFESLLQGEYPPQLSYTELAAKSGGLALPYFNGTGTVQKGRPRKRKSPALGVDIVNYNSGCNENEADHLDRDQQPYPPSQKTKRMRTSFKHHQLRTMKSYFAINHNPDAKDLKQLAQKTGLTKRVLQVWFQNARAKFRRNLLRQENGGVDKADGTSLPAPPSADSGALTPPGTATTLTDLTNPTITVVTSVTSNLDSHESGSPSQTTLTNLF; from the exons ATGGAAGAGGTGACTCGAGGAGCCCCTGAGGATGTCTCTGGGATGCTTTGGAAAGGAAGTGGGGGCTGGGGTACTTCTTTCACTAGTCGCGCTCGGGTTCGGTGTGGAGCGTCCCCCAGGGAACAGGGAGCGCAGAACTGCCGCCAGGAAGATCCTTCAGTAGGGATCGAGGTGTCAGGAAACAGCCGGCAGCTGTtccagggaaaggcaaggaagagTGGTGTGAAAA CCATGCTTTTCCACGGGATCTCCGGAGGCCATATCCAAGGAATcatggaggagatggagaggcGATCCAAGACCGAGTCCCGCCTGGCCAAAGGGGGACAGATGAACGGCCGAGAAACG AACATGCCCCCAATGAGCCCCGAGAAGCCTGCTTTGTGTGCTGGTTGTGGAGGGAAGATCTCAGACAGATATTACCTGCTGGCTGTTGACAAACAATGGCACCTCAGGTGTCTTAAGTGCTGTGAATGTAAACTGGCTTTGGAGTCAGAACTCACCTGCTTTGCCAAGGACGGCAGTATTTACTGCAAGGAGGATTACTACAG AAGGTTCTCCGTGCAGAGATGTGCCCGCTGCCACCTTGGGATCTCAGCCTCTGAAATGGTCATGAGAGCCAGGGAGTCGGTTTATCACCTGAGCTGCTTCACCTGCACCACCTGCAACAAGACTCTGACCACAGGCGATCACTTTGGCATGAAGGACAACCTGGTTTACTGCAGGGCCCACTTCGAGTCCCTTTTGCAAGGAGAATATCCCCCCCAGCTGAGCTACACCGAGCTGGCTGCCAAGAGCGGAGGGCTGGCCCTGCCTTACTTCAACGGCACTGGCACAGTCCAGAAGGGGAGGCCCAGGAAACGAAAGAGCCCTGCCTTGGGAGTGGACATCGTCAACTACAACTCAG GTTGTAACGAGAATGAGGCAGATCACCTGGACAGAGACCAGCAGCCTTATCCCCCATCCCAGAAGACAAAGCGCATGCGCACCTCCTTCAAACACCACCAGCTTCGTACCATGAAGTCCTACTTTGCTATCAACCACAACCCAGATGCCAAGGACCTCAAGCAGCTTGCCCAGAAAACAGGCCTGACCAAGAGAGTTCTGCAG GTTTGGTTTCAAAACGCAAGAGCCAAATTCAGAAGGAACCTTTTGCGGCAGGAGAATGGGGGTGTCGATAAAGCTGACGGCACCTCACTTCCGGCACCGCCCTCAGCAGACAGCGGCGCACTCACTCCACCCGGCACTGCGACCACTTTAACAGACCTGACCAATCCCACTATCACTGTAGTGACATCAGTGACCTCTAACTTGGACAGCCACGAATCCGGGAGCCCCTCACAAACTACCTTAACGAACCTTTTCtaa